The proteins below are encoded in one region of Hordeum vulgare subsp. vulgare chromosome 3H, MorexV3_pseudomolecules_assembly, whole genome shotgun sequence:
- the LOC123440272 gene encoding uncharacterized protein LOC123440272: METIRCCIACILPCGALDVVRIVHSNGRVEEISEPVLAGEIMKAYPKHVLRKPPSTCPADGGGGGIVVQKPVILPPNAELQKGKIYFLMPVMAPPPDKAAAKPKAPAAASTPAPAARRRRRRKESGDAAAGVGGDGGNNAAAASQSAEGEKERLLANERYLSEIMKEKASTARDRRRGRVAVWRPHLESITEDDL, from the coding sequence ATGGAGACCATACGGTGCTGCATCGCGTGCATCCTGCCGTGCGGCGCCCTGGACGTGGTGCGCATCGTGCACTCCAACGGCCGGGTGGAGGAGATCAGCGAGCCCGTGCTGGCCGGCGAGATCATGAAGGCCTACCCCAAGCACGTCCTCCGGAAGCCGCCCTCCACCTGCCccgccgacggcggcggcggcggcatcgtCGTGCAGAAGCCCGTCATCCTGCCGCCCAATGCCGAGCTGCAGAAGGGCAAGATCTACTTCCTCATGCCGGTCATGGCCCCGCCGCCGGACAAGGCCGCCGCGAAGCCCAAGGCGCCCGCTGCCGCGTCCACGCCCGCgcccgcggcgaggaggcggcggaggaggaaggAGTCCGGGGATGCCGCCGCCGGCGTCGGCGGCGATGGCGGCAACAACGCGGCAGCGGCGTCCCAGAGCGCGGAGGGCGAGAAGGAGCGGCTGCTGGCGAACGAGAGGTACCTGTCGGAGATCATGAAGGAGAAGGCGTCGACGGCCAGGGACCGGCGGCGCGGGCGCGTGGCCGTGTGGCGGCCGCACCTCGAGAGCATCACCGAGGATGACTTGTAA